Proteins found in one Scardovia inopinata JCM 12537 genomic segment:
- a CDS encoding glycoside hydrolase family 31 protein: protein MSKTSTEYVPFDSLPSRPLMNPQSVIEGSGWRIGLLTDSLVRFEWSQTGKFEDKPTQIILNRNFDPVPFTHTVQDGIHTIETEKLRISFDGKKYSRQGLSVFVKGVNTQFNTWRYGDTARGNLGGTARTLDNANGDLPLENGLLSADGWAIIDDSQSLELVRSDQDRLQAEKDRKPLDRNPADFNPFGTWLQPRSDCQSQDFYFFGYGHRFRQAVQDFYRLTGPVPLIPRWALGNWWSRFYRYSQEEYLQLMDRFSREGIPLSVSVIDMDWHLTDIDKKYGSGWTGYTWNRELFPDHKQFLKELHRRSLRVAVNDHPRDGIRAFEDGYRQTAEKVGIDPASGKTVEFDATSPRFMGAYFDLHHDLEHDGIDFWWLDWQQGGVTRMRGLDPLWMLNHMHFLDSSRKGKWPLTFSRYAGPGSHRYPVGFSGDTVISWKSLQFQPYFTATASNIGYGWWSHDIGGHMLGTRDEELEARWYQLGAFSPINRLHSSASRFMGKEPWNFHAPARQAMVQALRLRHRLVPYLYTMNYRSAYGGLPLVEPMYWADPDKEDSYSVRDEYYFGSQLVVSPVVNPTDPESRRAKANLWLPQGDWFDAFTGRRYSVRSEWGRSFEAWRSLEQIPVFAPAGAIIPLANLPESASNNGSDANLNTLGNPQSLSLLVFPGRSGEFAMMEDSGLLGSEGKAEGLAKTVMTWSDRADSSRAVFTIHRPEGQLSSLPEQRQWTLIVRGVAPSNPEIWKDITLSCKQPGKAAANLSSSQIGISYDDDNLSLSLVLPPLPRDGEITLAVPRTAEKIADNPYQSDCFTILYDAQIPFLTKDKAMDAIDRDGAGAIPALRTLTSSRADPSSILYSSLPQTVLAALEEVLLRS from the coding sequence ATGAGTAAAACCAGCACCGAGTATGTGCCATTTGACAGCTTGCCATCCAGACCGCTTATGAATCCCCAGTCTGTGATTGAGGGATCGGGGTGGCGTATTGGTCTCCTGACCGATTCCCTGGTGAGATTTGAGTGGTCACAGACCGGAAAGTTTGAGGATAAGCCTACCCAGATAATCCTGAACCGGAATTTTGACCCGGTTCCTTTTACTCATACCGTTCAGGACGGAATCCATACCATTGAGACAGAAAAGCTGAGAATTAGTTTCGATGGAAAAAAATACAGCCGGCAGGGATTATCTGTTTTCGTCAAGGGAGTGAACACTCAGTTCAATACCTGGCGGTACGGGGACACGGCGCGAGGTAACCTGGGGGGAACAGCCAGGACTCTGGATAACGCCAATGGGGATCTTCCTCTGGAGAATGGCCTGCTTTCTGCTGATGGTTGGGCGATTATTGATGATTCTCAATCCCTGGAGTTAGTACGGTCTGACCAGGATCGCCTTCAGGCGGAAAAGGACCGGAAGCCTTTGGACCGGAATCCTGCAGATTTCAATCCTTTTGGAACCTGGCTTCAGCCCCGTTCTGACTGTCAAAGTCAGGATTTTTATTTCTTCGGGTATGGTCATCGCTTCCGTCAGGCTGTGCAGGATTTCTACCGTCTGACCGGCCCCGTTCCCCTCATTCCCCGCTGGGCTTTAGGCAACTGGTGGAGCCGTTTCTACCGGTACAGCCAGGAAGAATATCTGCAGCTGATGGACCGGTTTTCCCGGGAGGGAATTCCTCTGAGCGTATCGGTCATAGATATGGATTGGCATCTGACCGATATTGATAAAAAGTATGGATCCGGCTGGACTGGTTATACCTGGAATCGTGAGCTTTTCCCCGATCACAAACAGTTCCTGAAAGAGCTTCACCGCAGGTCTTTACGGGTTGCGGTTAATGATCATCCCCGGGATGGAATCAGAGCCTTTGAAGATGGCTACCGGCAGACTGCAGAAAAAGTTGGCATTGATCCTGCCAGCGGGAAAACAGTCGAGTTTGATGCTACTTCTCCCCGTTTCATGGGAGCATATTTTGATCTTCATCACGATTTGGAACACGATGGAATTGATTTTTGGTGGCTTGACTGGCAGCAGGGAGGGGTGACCAGGATGAGGGGGCTGGATCCCTTGTGGATGCTTAATCATATGCACTTCCTGGATTCTTCCCGGAAGGGAAAATGGCCTCTAACTTTCTCCCGATATGCAGGACCGGGTTCTCACCGGTATCCGGTCGGATTTTCCGGCGATACCGTTATTTCCTGGAAATCACTGCAATTTCAGCCTTATTTCACAGCTACTGCTTCCAATATTGGCTACGGCTGGTGGAGCCATGATATTGGTGGCCATATGCTGGGAACCAGGGACGAGGAACTGGAAGCCCGCTGGTATCAGCTGGGAGCCTTCAGCCCTATCAACCGCCTGCATTCTTCTGCTTCCCGCTTTATGGGTAAAGAACCCTGGAATTTTCATGCCCCAGCCCGGCAGGCTATGGTTCAGGCCCTGCGGCTGCGCCATCGCCTGGTACCGTACCTTTATACTATGAATTACAGATCAGCCTATGGGGGTCTGCCTTTGGTAGAACCCATGTATTGGGCAGATCCGGACAAGGAAGACTCTTATTCGGTTCGGGATGAGTACTACTTTGGCAGTCAGCTGGTGGTGTCTCCGGTAGTCAACCCAACTGATCCGGAGTCACGGCGGGCAAAGGCTAACCTTTGGCTCCCCCAGGGAGACTGGTTTGATGCTTTCACCGGCCGCCGGTATTCGGTTCGGTCGGAATGGGGCAGGAGCTTTGAAGCCTGGAGGAGTCTTGAGCAGATTCCTGTTTTTGCTCCTGCCGGGGCCATTATCCCCTTGGCCAATCTTCCTGAATCTGCCAGTAACAATGGCAGCGATGCCAACTTAAACACCTTGGGTAATCCCCAGTCCCTGTCACTGCTGGTTTTCCCCGGTAGATCGGGTGAATTTGCCATGATGGAGGATTCCGGTCTTCTGGGTTCTGAAGGCAAGGCGGAAGGTTTGGCGAAAACGGTGATGACCTGGTCTGATCGGGCGGATTCCAGCCGGGCAGTCTTCACTATTCACAGACCCGAAGGCCAGCTCTCTTCCCTGCCTGAGCAGAGGCAGTGGACCCTTATTGTAAGGGGGGTGGCTCCCTCTAATCCTGAAATCTGGAAGGATATAACTCTCTCCTGCAAGCAGCCAGGCAAGGCTGCTGCAAATCTGTCTTCATCTCAGATTGGTATTTCCTATGATGACGATAACCTTAGCCTGAGTCTGGTTCTGCCGCCGTTGCCAAGAGACGGGGAGATTACTCTTGCTGTGCCCCGGACGGCAGAGAAAATTGCAGACAATCCTTATCAATCTGACTGTTTCACAATCCTCTACGATGCTCAAATTCCATTCCTGACAAAGGACAAGGCTATGGATGCTATTGATCGGGATGGGGCAGGAGCTATTCCTGCTTTGCGAACCTTGACCTCAAGCAGAGCTGATCCTTCGAGTATTCTCTACTCGTCTTTGCCTCAGACTGTGCTGGCTGCGCTGGAAGAGGTGCTTCTGCGATCCTGA
- a CDS encoding ABC transporter substrate-binding protein yields MRIKQLLSAAIATVCIAGLAACGSGQAETGVTDTKANKGLSTIGTTVKYNPNHLVNGGKPITIDYWTWNGTGDTALPSFKKYSKIHPNVTIKRHDATWDDYFTKLPLQLRGKNGPALFAVHNSYDSVLSPYMAAYDIPVKDLQKDYIGVKQHVKDGKIYYIDSIINTGIWYYNTDLWKKAGLTDSDIPKTWDDMRVVAKKLTKTNASGKIVQAGINFNGTGEYNAMWQGMNYQQGVLLFKKDGTTVNYNNAATKKTLNMIKAFYEEDKSGSANFGTDAQKSFGNGQTAMIYQWGHFAIDLKQKYPKIKWGQFAPPLVTKGTTPMAYDRYNGESTPGINKNARPDQQAVAQDIMKYLLASDDLCKTTALNFGSVPAKRTLDSDKQIQAMPAYKVIHPIVNRLIWPGPVPSTLESTSQKVFENIFYNKKSINEAVASGQQTMQTDLNNLSSKFTSLESQYKYFDEAKSE; encoded by the coding sequence ATGAGAATTAAGCAATTACTGTCAGCGGCAATTGCAACCGTTTGCATTGCTGGACTGGCTGCCTGCGGTTCTGGACAGGCTGAGACCGGCGTCACAGATACTAAAGCCAACAAAGGTTTGTCCACTATTGGAACCACGGTAAAGTACAACCCTAATCATTTGGTCAACGGGGGCAAACCCATCACCATTGATTACTGGACCTGGAATGGTACAGGAGACACAGCCCTGCCAAGCTTCAAAAAGTACAGTAAAATCCATCCCAATGTCACTATAAAACGTCACGATGCTACCTGGGATGATTACTTTACCAAGCTTCCCCTTCAGCTGAGAGGCAAGAATGGTCCTGCCCTCTTTGCAGTTCACAATTCCTATGATTCTGTTCTTAGTCCTTATATGGCTGCCTATGACATTCCTGTCAAGGATCTCCAGAAGGATTATATTGGGGTCAAGCAGCATGTAAAAGACGGGAAGATTTATTACATAGATTCCATTATTAATACCGGCATCTGGTATTACAACACGGATTTATGGAAGAAAGCAGGTCTGACTGATTCCGATATCCCCAAGACATGGGATGATATGCGGGTTGTTGCCAAGAAGCTGACCAAGACCAACGCCAGCGGAAAGATTGTTCAGGCCGGAATTAACTTCAATGGAACCGGCGAATACAATGCCATGTGGCAGGGAATGAACTATCAGCAGGGCGTACTCCTTTTCAAGAAGGACGGAACTACGGTCAATTACAACAATGCGGCTACCAAGAAGACTTTGAATATGATCAAGGCCTTCTATGAGGAAGATAAGTCAGGTTCTGCCAACTTTGGAACTGATGCCCAGAAGAGTTTCGGTAATGGACAGACAGCTATGATCTACCAGTGGGGTCATTTTGCCATTGACCTCAAGCAAAAGTATCCCAAGATTAAGTGGGGCCAGTTTGCTCCTCCGCTGGTAACCAAGGGAACGACTCCCATGGCTTATGATCGCTACAACGGAGAATCTACTCCTGGTATCAATAAGAATGCCCGTCCAGATCAGCAGGCTGTTGCCCAGGATATCATGAAGTATCTGCTGGCTTCCGATGATCTGTGCAAAACAACTGCCCTGAACTTTGGCTCTGTTCCTGCTAAGAGGACTCTGGACTCAGACAAGCAGATTCAGGCTATGCCGGCGTACAAGGTTATACACCCTATTGTTAATCGTCTGATTTGGCCCGGTCCTGTTCCTTCGACTCTGGAGAGCACTTCCCAGAAGGTGTTCGAGAACATCTTCTACAACAAGAAGTCTATCAATGAGGCTGTTGCCAGCGGTCAGCAGACTATGCAGACTGATTTGAACAATTTGTCCAGCAAGTTTACCTCGCTGGAAAGCCAGTACAAGTATTTTGACGAGGCTAAATCCGAGTAA
- a CDS encoding ABC transporter ATP-binding protein — MYVDPTKNQEASNLKWILPYCRPDWPRVAGSLVLFIANDAIAMIMPLLAGVIVDQVITGKRYSLLAPLCWLMVILTIARVGTRYGYQMWMERFGQNSIYRLVSDQYEKLHSLDFTYFNHTRNGDIMSRMTSDTDAIRHCLSWVSYQVLDCVVMFVGALCIMFAVDWRLALALAVLTPPLFLLARALASHAHPLFFAIRNSLADLNSMVEENIEGNRVVKAFVREEHETAVFDERNNDYMQRNMDLAYNSRKYMPWLDGLGFGLELVTLGLGGFLVIRGFMTLGNLVTFNSFLWMVEGPVRQSGWLINDWQRFNASCVKIRRLLTAKSRIVDPAGNAAAQLPMRGAIQFDHVNFAFPDEPETFVLKDLNFSVPAGSKLGILGETGAGKSTLVNLIARFYDPTSGRVLIDGKDVKEWPLKTLRSKVNIVAQDTFLFSDTISENIGFGAGVGANESVPGTSDEAYIRKMAQIAGADSFISAMPEGYDTVVGERGVGLSGGQKQRLSLARSLADNPAILIMDDTTSAVDMETEAQIQKHLRSLDGNRTMVTIAHRISSIKDSDLILVLEGGKIVERGTHDQLVSMHGRYWEIYRKQLGLQSGQSQGFDYQVGSRAEAGE; from the coding sequence ATGTATGTAGATCCGACGAAGAATCAAGAGGCAAGCAACCTGAAATGGATTCTGCCATATTGCCGGCCCGATTGGCCGCGGGTAGCGGGGTCGCTTGTGCTTTTTATTGCTAACGATGCAATTGCCATGATTATGCCTCTGCTTGCCGGAGTGATCGTGGATCAGGTCATCACAGGAAAACGCTATTCTCTCCTGGCCCCCCTCTGCTGGCTGATGGTTATCTTGACCATTGCTCGAGTGGGAACCCGGTATGGCTACCAAATGTGGATGGAACGGTTTGGACAGAATTCCATCTACCGCCTGGTCAGCGATCAGTATGAGAAGCTGCATAGCCTGGATTTCACCTATTTTAATCACACGCGCAACGGTGATATTATGAGTCGAATGACGTCCGACACCGATGCCATTCGCCACTGCCTGAGCTGGGTCAGTTATCAGGTGCTGGACTGCGTTGTTATGTTTGTGGGAGCCCTGTGCATCATGTTTGCCGTGGACTGGCGGCTGGCCTTGGCCTTGGCTGTCTTAACTCCGCCCCTCTTTCTGCTCGCCCGGGCCCTGGCCTCACATGCTCACCCACTCTTTTTTGCCATCCGTAATTCCCTGGCAGACCTCAATTCTATGGTGGAAGAAAATATTGAAGGCAACCGGGTTGTCAAAGCCTTCGTCCGCGAGGAGCATGAGACAGCAGTTTTTGATGAGCGCAACAACGATTACATGCAGCGTAACATGGATCTGGCTTACAATAGCCGCAAATACATGCCCTGGCTGGATGGTCTGGGTTTTGGTTTGGAGCTCGTTACCTTGGGACTAGGCGGTTTCCTGGTCATTCGAGGTTTTATGACTTTGGGGAATTTGGTCACCTTCAACAGCTTCCTGTGGATGGTGGAAGGCCCTGTCCGCCAATCAGGCTGGCTGATTAATGATTGGCAGCGTTTCAATGCCAGCTGCGTAAAAATCCGCCGTCTGTTGACTGCCAAATCGAGGATTGTGGATCCTGCCGGGAATGCAGCCGCCCAGCTGCCCATGAGGGGAGCTATTCAGTTTGATCATGTAAACTTTGCCTTTCCAGATGAACCAGAGACCTTTGTATTGAAAGATTTGAATTTCTCGGTTCCAGCAGGTTCCAAACTGGGCATTTTGGGGGAGACTGGAGCAGGCAAGTCTACCCTGGTTAATCTGATTGCCCGCTTCTATGATCCCACCTCGGGCAGGGTTCTTATTGACGGGAAAGATGTCAAAGAATGGCCGTTGAAAACCCTGCGCAGCAAGGTGAACATAGTTGCTCAGGATACTTTCCTCTTTTCCGACACCATCAGCGAGAATATCGGCTTTGGAGCCGGCGTGGGAGCAAACGAGTCTGTTCCGGGTACTTCCGACGAAGCGTATATTCGCAAAATGGCCCAAATTGCTGGAGCTGACAGCTTCATCAGCGCCATGCCAGAAGGTTATGACACCGTAGTTGGAGAACGGGGGGTTGGCCTGTCTGGCGGTCAGAAGCAGAGACTGAGCCTGGCCCGGTCTCTGGCCGATAATCCTGCTATCTTGATTATGGATGACACTACATCAGCAGTAGACATGGAGACCGAAGCGCAAATTCAGAAACATCTGCGCTCGCTGGATGGGAACAGAACCATGGTAACTATTGCTCATCGAATTTCTTCCATCAAGGATTCTGATCTAATCCTGGTTCTTGAAGGCGGGAAAATTGTAGAGAGAGGAACCCACGATCAACTGGTGTCCATGCATGGACGGTACTGGGAAATCTATCGTAAGCAATTAGGCCTGCAGTCAGGGCAATCTCAGGGCTTTGACTATCAGGTGGGATCTAGAGCAGAGGCAGGTGAGTAA
- a CDS encoding ABC transporter ATP-binding protein: protein MAGRNTYRDDEELEEKINFHDLARVGVYLRPYRKQILAIVLVLMGMSCILVAVPYLTKIVIDSAIPHKDFTLLWRLVLLFSLLIIVYEFGLRYRTVSITRVGQLMLKDIRRDIFTHIQTLSFDYFDSRPHGKILTRVVNYVNTLSDTLSDGLIEVIVDVFTFLVTLIVMFLVDWRLTLWALVLFPLLIVWVIVLKVKQKKAYQELSSKQSNLNAYIHESIAGVKTTQTFAQEKAKYHTFQEQQNNVRTSYMKAVHIQFLFWPGIQIISTSTIALIYYIGIMSLGGVHVTTGVLIAFIGYANTFWDPVISIGNFYNQLVTCSAYLERIFETLDTKPSIANKPEAIQLPPIEGWVDFNNVVFRYEPDGRNILNLVDFHIQPATTVALVGPTGAGKTTIINLLSRFYDVAEGSVTIDGHDVRNVTLQSLRRQMGVMLQDTFIFSGNIKDNIRYGKLDASDEEIVAAAKAVHAHDFIMGLPQGYDTVVEERGSTLSAGQRQLIAFARVLLADPRILILDEATSNIDTRTEEALQAGLAHLLKGRTSFIIAHRLSTIENSDEIFYVDHGQIIEHGSHTDLLRQKGAYYRLYESQYAMIRAGHGDGDI from the coding sequence ATGGCAGGACGCAATACCTATCGCGATGATGAAGAGCTTGAAGAGAAAATCAACTTTCATGACCTAGCCAGGGTAGGGGTCTATCTCAGGCCCTATCGCAAGCAGATCCTAGCGATTGTACTTGTTCTCATGGGCATGAGCTGCATATTGGTTGCTGTGCCCTATCTGACTAAAATTGTTATCGACAGCGCCATTCCTCACAAGGATTTTACTCTCTTGTGGCGTTTGGTTCTTCTGTTCAGTCTGCTCATTATTGTCTATGAGTTTGGGCTCAGATACCGGACCGTATCCATCACCCGGGTAGGGCAGCTGATGCTGAAGGATATACGGCGGGATATCTTCACTCATATTCAAACCTTGTCTTTCGATTATTTTGATTCCAGGCCCCATGGAAAAATCCTGACCAGGGTGGTCAATTATGTCAATACTCTCTCTGACACCCTGTCTGACGGACTCATCGAGGTTATTGTTGATGTTTTTACCTTCCTGGTTACCTTGATTGTTATGTTTCTTGTGGATTGGCGTCTGACTCTGTGGGCCCTGGTCCTCTTTCCGCTTTTGATAGTCTGGGTTATTGTTTTGAAAGTCAAGCAGAAAAAGGCCTATCAGGAGCTATCCAGCAAGCAGAGCAATCTTAACGCTTATATCCACGAATCTATTGCCGGAGTTAAGACCACGCAAACCTTTGCTCAGGAAAAGGCTAAATACCATACATTCCAGGAACAACAAAATAACGTGCGGACTTCCTACATGAAGGCCGTTCATATTCAGTTTCTCTTCTGGCCAGGTATTCAGATTATTTCCACATCTACGATTGCCCTTATCTATTACATTGGCATTATGAGCCTGGGCGGCGTTCATGTGACGACCGGAGTCCTGATTGCTTTCATTGGCTATGCGAATACCTTCTGGGATCCGGTAATCAGCATTGGTAATTTTTATAATCAGCTGGTCACCTGCTCAGCTTACCTGGAGAGGATTTTCGAAACCCTTGATACCAAGCCTTCCATAGCTAACAAGCCTGAAGCCATTCAGCTGCCCCCGATTGAAGGTTGGGTGGATTTCAATAATGTTGTTTTCCGATATGAACCGGATGGGCGCAATATTCTCAATCTGGTGGATTTCCATATTCAGCCCGCTACAACAGTTGCCTTGGTTGGACCAACTGGAGCAGGAAAGACAACCATTATCAATCTTCTTTCCCGCTTTTATGATGTGGCGGAAGGATCAGTCACTATTGACGGCCATGACGTGCGGAATGTGACCCTTCAGTCTTTGCGGAGACAAATGGGGGTTATGCTTCAGGATACTTTCATCTTTTCTGGGAATATTAAAGACAATATCCGTTATGGAAAGCTGGACGCCAGCGACGAGGAGATTGTGGCTGCTGCCAAAGCCGTTCACGCTCATGACTTCATCATGGGACTTCCTCAAGGATATGACACGGTCGTAGAGGAGAGGGGATCTACCTTATCTGCCGGACAGAGACAGTTGATTGCCTTTGCTCGGGTTCTTCTGGCCGATCCCAGGATCCTGATTTTGGATGAAGCCACGTCCAACATTGATACTCGAACCGAGGAAGCTCTCCAGGCTGGGCTGGCCCATCTGTTGAAAGGGCGGACATCCTTTATTATTGCTCACCGCTTGTCTACTATTGAGAATTCTGATGAGATTTTTTATGTGGATCATGGGCAGATTATCGAACATGGCAGCCACACTGATCTTCTCAGACAGAAGGGGGCCTACTACCGTTTATACGAATCGCAGTACGCCATGATTCGCGCTGGTCACGGGGATGGGGACATATAA
- a CDS encoding carbohydrate ABC transporter permease, which yields MKIKKLLFNIFLWILALITIIPFVWMFISSFAPNSDIVSINGGFFPKPSTVANYVGIQQKFNFMRLFANSIFISVVKTIIALYTSALLGYIFAKMRFRGRNILFGITLATIMIPWAVTIIPQYEMMQNFGLYNSYWALILPALVNGFGIFQLRQGMGEIPDEIVEAARVDGASETRIFHQIMLPLCRNSIAALGIFVFLWNWEDYLWPFLMISDDDRQMLSVGLKSFNGQFGTDYGGLFAATSLAIIPVLIVYLLFQKQFIAGIASGSSKG from the coding sequence ATGAAAATCAAGAAGCTGCTTTTTAATATCTTTCTGTGGATTCTTGCCCTGATCACAATTATTCCCTTTGTGTGGATGTTTATTTCTTCCTTTGCCCCCAACAGTGACATTGTGAGCATAAACGGAGGGTTTTTCCCCAAACCCAGCACCGTGGCAAACTATGTAGGCATTCAGCAGAAATTTAACTTTATGCGCCTTTTTGCCAACTCTATTTTTATCAGTGTGGTGAAAACAATCATTGCGCTCTATACCAGTGCTCTCTTAGGGTATATTTTTGCAAAAATGCGTTTTAGGGGCAGGAATATTCTGTTTGGCATCACTCTGGCAACGATAATGATCCCCTGGGCTGTAACTATTATTCCCCAGTATGAAATGATGCAGAACTTTGGTCTCTACAACTCATATTGGGCCCTGATTCTTCCTGCTCTGGTCAATGGTTTTGGCATTTTCCAGCTGAGACAGGGAATGGGTGAAATTCCCGATGAGATTGTGGAAGCTGCCAGAGTAGATGGGGCCAGCGAGACCCGCATTTTTCACCAGATTATGCTCCCTCTCTGCCGCAACAGTATAGCTGCCCTGGGAATTTTCGTCTTCCTCTGGAACTGGGAAGACTACCTCTGGCCCTTCCTGATGATCTCCGATGACGACCGGCAAATGCTGTCTGTAGGACTGAAGTCCTTCAACGGTCAGTTTGGAACGGATTATGGCGGTCTTTTTGCAGCAACATCCCTGGCAATTATCCCTGTTCTGATTGTCTATCTGCTTTTCCAAAAGCAGTTTATTGCAGGGATTGCTTCCGGCAGCAGCAAGGGATAG
- a CDS encoding LacI family DNA-binding transcriptional regulator — MTHHKTTASDVARKAHVSVSTVSRAFSRPDQVSEATRNKILAIADDLNFSISRAAGNLKSGKSHRIALLVGDEKIEWFTACVFEGLNHVLAPEGYDLISYPMNDSENRNLFFDNLPVRNNTDAVIVSSFAIRNNEIERLQTAGVPLIGINVPTHQGFSATVGTNDDTGVKLVVHHLASLGHRKILYIYQTFQSDLKFSSQKRLKVFQRECSKLKTVTGVVEAFNPPTTSCDAILTGLLAQDDAPTAVFLHQDSQAIPFFFRARECGLEIPHDLSIIGYDDSTFAGEVGLTTIHQDPRIMAQEAARKTLDLINRQPLQKPYEEFPVELTVRSSTGAPRKKSLYARYDG; from the coding sequence GTGACACATCATAAAACAACGGCCAGCGACGTAGCCCGCAAAGCTCACGTCTCGGTCTCCACCGTTTCCAGAGCTTTTTCCCGACCTGACCAAGTTTCCGAAGCCACCAGGAACAAAATCCTGGCCATAGCTGACGATCTGAATTTTTCTATCTCTCGTGCAGCCGGCAATCTTAAATCAGGCAAATCGCACAGGATCGCCCTCCTGGTGGGTGATGAAAAGATTGAGTGGTTCACGGCCTGTGTTTTCGAAGGACTTAACCACGTTCTTGCTCCCGAAGGTTATGATCTCATTTCCTATCCCATGAATGACAGCGAAAATCGAAACCTCTTTTTTGATAATCTTCCCGTTCGCAACAACACCGATGCTGTCATCGTGTCTTCTTTTGCTATTCGCAATAATGAAATTGAACGACTGCAAACGGCGGGGGTTCCCCTGATAGGCATTAACGTCCCCACACATCAGGGATTTTCTGCAACTGTAGGAACCAATGATGATACCGGCGTCAAGCTGGTTGTTCATCATCTTGCTTCTTTAGGGCACAGAAAAATCCTGTATATTTATCAAACTTTTCAATCGGATCTCAAATTCAGTTCGCAAAAACGTCTGAAAGTTTTTCAACGGGAATGCAGCAAATTAAAAACTGTTACCGGAGTCGTCGAGGCCTTCAACCCTCCTACTACATCCTGTGATGCCATCCTGACTGGTCTTCTGGCCCAAGATGATGCCCCAACAGCCGTCTTTCTGCATCAGGATTCCCAGGCAATCCCCTTCTTTTTCCGGGCCAGGGAGTGCGGCCTGGAGATTCCTCACGACTTGTCTATTATTGGTTATGATGACAGCACTTTTGCCGGTGAAGTGGGACTGACAACAATCCATCAGGACCCCCGGATTATGGCCCAGGAAGCAGCACGAAAAACCCTGGATCTTATCAACCGGCAGCCCCTGCAGAAGCCCTACGAAGAGTTCCCGGTTGAACTGACCGTCCGCAGCTCAACCGGAGCACCCAGGAAAAAATCACTGTACGCACGCTACGATGGGTGA
- a CDS encoding carbohydrate ABC transporter permease has protein sequence MTARQRFSSFSTWLNLRNIAVFFLVANLAIFTVYPIGKAFAGSLHQWNPLTGAYSWVGLKNFKTILTDHLFWQSIWNTFYFSAFAVVFRIALGLAIALLLYSKLAKYKTVLRGLFYMPTVTPLVAVSLVWVWMFDPQFGLVDKVTHLDINWLHSSTWAMPAIIIMTIWKDFGYATVLYLAALMNVPSDLYEAAEIDGANSNQIFWRITLPMIRPTTIFILITSIITYMQAYVQILMMTSGGPGTSTYTISYLIYDTAFVKYNFGEASAMSIILFLITGLLTLLMFRLTSESEE, from the coding sequence ATGACAGCGCGACAACGATTTTCCTCTTTTTCCACATGGCTTAACCTGCGCAATATTGCAGTGTTTTTCCTGGTTGCTAACCTTGCGATTTTTACCGTCTACCCTATTGGCAAGGCTTTTGCCGGAAGCCTCCATCAATGGAACCCTCTGACTGGGGCTTATTCCTGGGTCGGATTGAAGAATTTTAAGACCATTCTGACCGATCATCTTTTCTGGCAATCGATTTGGAATACTTTCTATTTCTCTGCTTTTGCAGTTGTTTTTCGAATTGCTCTGGGTCTTGCCATTGCCCTGCTCCTATACTCCAAGTTGGCAAAATACAAGACAGTCCTGAGGGGCTTATTCTATATGCCCACGGTAACTCCATTGGTTGCTGTTTCCCTGGTCTGGGTCTGGATGTTCGATCCCCAATTTGGGCTGGTAGACAAAGTCACCCACCTTGATATCAACTGGCTTCACAGCTCAACCTGGGCTATGCCTGCCATTATCATCATGACGATCTGGAAAGATTTTGGCTACGCCACCGTCCTCTACCTGGCAGCTTTGATGAATGTTCCCTCCGATCTTTATGAGGCTGCTGAAATTGACGGAGCTAACAGCAATCAGATATTCTGGCGGATCACCCTGCCCATGATCAGGCCTACCACCATTTTCATTCTTATTACATCCATCATTACCTATATGCAGGCATATGTGCAGATCCTGATGATGACCTCAGGAGGGCCGGGAACTTCTACCTATACCATCAGCTATCTGATTTATGACACAGCGTTTGTGAAATATAACTTTGGTGAGGCTTCGGCCATGAGCATCATCCTCTTCCTTATAACCGGACTACTTACTCTGCTTATGTTCCGTCTGACCTCGGAAAGTGAAGAATAA